The Gracilimonas sediminicola sequence ACCGATCATTTTCACTCCGTTATTCCAGATGATGTAAGCCAAGCCAATCGATAAGGCCCCGCTATAGAAAATCCCGCCATAGCCAATGTATGAAATTCCACTCCACTCCAGTTTTATCAGGAAGGGCAGACCGACGATCAATAAGGCAATCAGCCCGACAACCGACATAAATGCCGAATATTGTATAGGGCTGTAAATAGCCAGGTATTTTCGGGAAAGGATAGTGTAGGTTGCCCAGCACACGGCGGCTACAAGGGTAATGATATTTCCAAGGAAAGTCTCGGATTCAAAAGAAAGGGTATCCTGCCCACCCATTATGATGAGTGTAACTCCGGCAAAAGCAAATAAAACGCCGAGACCTTTCAGCAGTGTAAGTTTCTCATCCGTAAAAAACTGAGAAAGCAATGCTACCCAAATGGGAATGGTGCCCAGCATCACGGCGGCATTTGCAGCATAGGTGTAATTCACCCCGATAATGAAAAACAGCTGGTAAAAAAGATTGCCAACTATCCCGATGCCCACCAATTTCCAAAAATGGTCTTTCTTTACTTTTAGAGAATGTCCTCTTTTGCGGGCTACATACCATAACAAAGCGGTGGCGAAGATAAACCGAAGTGCATTGAAGCTGTAGGGGTCCATCTCGCGCAGAGATACTTTTACAATGCTGAAGTTCAATGCCCAGATAATGGCTACAAGGATCAGGCTGAGGTCAATTAAATACGGTCGCTTCAAAGACTGATTTTTTTGGTGAGGCAAAAGGTAAGGGTTAAGCAGTTTTAAACCGAACTTTTTATTGAACCCCAACACTGCTACACCCAATGAATTGGGATCTGAGTAACGAATTCGTGGTCATAATTTTTTACCCGAAAAAGTTAGGAACTATTTCAGAATGTCTGTAGTTTTGTGACCTCAATTCAAAAAATGACTTGAAGTCAATATATGGGAACATCGGAGCGCAAAGAGCGCGAGAAAGAACAAAAAAAGGTGCTGATCCTGGAGTCGGCCGAGGAGTTGATTCTCGAGAAGGGACTTGATCACCTTAATATGGATGAAGTGGCTGAGCGGGCAGAGGTTAGTAAAGGGTCGTTATACCATTATTTCAAAAATAAGTCTGACCTGGTGCTGGGCATATGTAATAAAGCCACCAATATGCTTTCTAAGCAGATTTCGGATGTTTTAACCCGAGACCTTCCCGGTATTGAGATGGTATATACCATCGGGGCAACCTTTCTGAACTTTGTGCGATCTCATCCGGAGTTTTTCCGTTCCATGCGCTTTTTTGATAACCTGAAAGACACTGATCAGCTTGGTGAGAGTGAATACATCGAAATGTGCCAATCTAATATGGATACTTCTTTTACAAGCATGGTTCGTGCTATTCAGATTGGCATGCAAGACGGATCCATCAACGATTCATATGATGCAAAAGAGCTGGCCATTCTTCTGTGGAGCACCTCCCACGGAATGGTGAACCTGGCTTATTTACATCAGAACACCCCGCACTTTCATCTTTTGGAAAAGAACAAAGTAGAGATGAATTCTTTGTTCGAAGGCTATATGAAACTCATAGGTTGTGGAATTGCAACGGATGAGAGTAAAAAAGACATTGACTCAAAGTCAATTTTTGAAACAGAATCTAAATAGAACCGTAGAAGCTCCCGCTTTTTTTGAACCCATTTTCAGAACCACTTAAACTAATGACAACTCACTCACCCATGAGATTTACTTTCCTTGTAACAGGATTGCTTTTGCTCTTACAATCAACGGCATTTGGACAGGTAAAAGGCGACTCACTATTTGCTGACGCAGAACTAACACTGGAAGATGCCATCAAAGTGGCCGTTGCCAACAATCCACAGGTTAACCGGGCGCTGCTTTCCGTAAAAGATGCGGATGAACTCGTTGATATTGCGTACAGCGAAGTGTATCCGAATATCTCTTCAAGCATGAGCTACACCCGGAACTTTGAAGTGCCTGTAAACTTTATTCCGGCCATCATATTTGATCAAAATGCAGATCCCGATGAATTGGTGCCTGTAGCATTCGGAACGGATAATAACTGGCAGGGTGGATTTACGGTTACCCAAAACATTTTCCGGGGCGAGGTTTTTGTAGGACTTTCCACTTCCGAAATTTTCAAGACTGTACAACAGGAGAACCTTCGGGCCACAACTCAGCAGATTATAACACAAGCCCGGGTAGCTTACTACCAGGTGTTGGTGGCTAAAGAGCAGCTGAGGCTGCAGGAAGCTCAGATCAGGCGAATTGAGCAGAACCTGAAAGAGAATCGCGCACGACAGCAGGCCGGTTTGGTTGACGAATACGCCGTGCTTCAGCTGGAAGTGCAGCTGAGCAATCAGCGTCCGCAGTTAATCGAAGCCCAGTATGCGGTTGATGAAGCTTACCGGGGGCTGAAGGTGGCTTTGGGATTACCGCTACAGGTTGATTTTGAAGTGAAGGGAAATTTAAACGCGTTTGATATTGTATCGGAAGATGCCGGTGCGGAGGAGAATGCCCAGATTAAGAGAATCGATCAGATGAATCCCTTTATCTACCAGAGGGAAGAAGAAACCATGAACTCGTTTATGGATGAGCGCGGCGATCTTCGTATTCTGGATGCACGACTAAACCTGAATGAAAAAGAAATTCAGGCGGTGAAGAGCCGGTTTCTGCCAACCATCACAGCATCCTATAACTTGCAATGGAGCGCAGCCGAACCGGGCAGTCCCACCTTCTTCGAAAACAACACAAGATTTCAAACACTCGGGATTAATGTAAGCCTGCCCATATTTGAAGGCTTTAAAAGAATGGCAGATGTTCAGCGTGCCCAAATTTCCCGGAAGGATATCGAAGAGCAAATTCGCGCAGCTGAATTATCAGCTGAAAATGAGGTTGCATCTGCAGCCGAAGAGCTGAATAAAAGTTTTGAAACAGCAGAAGCTCGCAAACAAGCTCTTGAGCAAGCCGAGGAAGGATACCAGCGGGCGCTTGCAAGACTGGAGAATGGTATCGGTTCACAATTAGAAGTTACTGATGCCGAAGTTCAGGTCCGTCAGGCGGAAGTAAACTATGCGCTGATGGTGTTTGAATATCTGAGTGCCAAAGCACAGTACGACCTGGCAACCGGTCACGTACCTTTTGTTGATACTATGGAAATGGAAGTAGAATGATTTTTAACAATAAAGACACGAACTCAATCGAAATGAAAAAATTTAATCTGATTTTAATAACTGTTTTTGCAGCCATTATTGCTGCCTGTTCGGGAGAAGCCCCGGAAATTGCCAATGATGAAGTTGTGGGAAAAACGGTGAACGTAGAAACAAGAACGCTTCAGCCGGAGACATTCAGAAGTCAGCTTCGGGTAGTGGGAAATGTGGAAACCAAAAACGACATCATGATTTCCGCTGAAGTGGCCGGACGTATTATGGAGCAGTCAGTTCCGGAAGGTGCTAAAGTTAAAAAAGGCCAAACCATCCTGAGGATTGATGATGCCAAGCTGAGACAGGAAAAAGCCCGACTTGAGGCAGCAACCGAACAAGCCCGTGAAAATTATGAGCGACTGCAGCGGGTGTATGAGGAAAGTGAAATCGGCTCAGAAATTGATGTGCTGAACGCCAAGTTCAATTATCAGCAGAACAAATCCGCGCTGGAGTCGATTAAAGTTGACCTGGAAAACACAACTATTTCAGCTCCTTTTGCCGGTACGGTAGAGCAGTACATGCTGGAGGAGGGCGAAATGGCAAGTCCCGGAATGCCTGTGGTCAGGCTGATCGGAACCAACACGTACATCGTAACGGCCGGCGTACCTGCCCGCTATGCAGATGTGGTGCAGTCAGGTGACGATGTTGAAGTATGGTTCGATACTCAGAATGCAGATACCCTTCAGGGAGAAATTTCTTTTGTTGGAAACAGTATTGACCCGCAAAGCCGCACATTCCGAATCGAGGTTCTGCTTCCGGTTCAGCAAAAAAGCTATAAGGTGGATATGATTGCCAACCTGCGCCTGAATACACTGATGGAAGAAAACGTGCTGATTGTAAGCGAAGAATTTATCTATAAAGAAGACGACGAGTTCATCACATATGTAAAAACAGAGAATGAGTCCGGCGCTCCGGTTGCAGAAAGGAGAGTTGTGGAATTAGGGCCGTCTTACCGGTCGGATGTAATTATAAGAAGCGGAATTGCTCCCGGTGAAGAGTTGATTACCATTGGGTCGGCCTTTCTTAATGATGGTGTGAGACTCAATATTGTGGAATCTCGTGAGAGCGATCTTGCATCCAATTAATGATTTTAAAAACGATTTTGGAGAAATAGTACGATGAGTACCGACGATATAACAAATGGTGCCGGCGCAAAACGATCTATTCCGGACAGTTCAAACCGGAAAGAATTTTGGCTTTCCTCATTTTCGATAAACAACCGCATCAGCGTGTTGGTTTTGATTATGTTGGTAGCTGTTTTGGGGATTGTGTCTTATATCACCATTCCCAAAGAGTCTTTCCCGAACATTACAGTTCCGAATATTTTTGTGGTAACGATCTATCCCGGAGTATCTCCCGAGGATATGGAAAGCCTGATTACCCGTAAGCTGGAGGATGAACTGAGTAACATCAGTGATGTTAAAACCATGACCTCCACCTCTTCGGAAGGGTATTCGAACATCAACCTGGAGTTCAACACCGGGATTGATATCGATGAAGCCCTGCAGAAAGTGCGGGAGAAAGTTGACCTGGCAAAACCGGAGCTTCCGGAAGATGCCGAAGACCCGACTATTCAGGAGGTAAACCTCTCCGAGTTCCCCATTATGCAGGTAAACCTGTCGGGCGATTACAGCCTCGACATCCTTAAAGAAATTGCTGAGGATTTACAGGAAGATATTGAAGCCGTTCCTTCCGTTTTAGGGGTTGATTTAACCGGTGGTTTGGAGCGCGAGGTTCAGGTAGATGTGGATCTGCCCAAGATGAAGTACTACAACCTCAGCTTCACTGACATCATCGCGGCCATTCAGCAGGAAAACGTAACGGTACCCGGTGGCGATATTACCGTAGGCACAAAGAACTTCCTGTTACGGGTGCCCGGGCAGTACGAAACAACGGCTCCGCTTGAAGATATTGTGGTTAATGCGGATGATGACAAACCGGTTTACATCCGGGATGTTGCTACCGTTACTTTTGGATATAAAGAGCGGGAAACCTATTCCACCCTCGATGGATCGCCGGTAATCACACTCGGGATCAAGAAAAGAACCGGGCAAAATATTCTGGATACTTCCACCGAAGTGAAGTCTATTCTCGAAGAGGCATTGCCTGCTCTGCCGCCGAGTACGGTTTATAAAATAACCAACGATCAGAGTAAAGACGTGGTAAGTATGGTAGCTAACCTGGAGAATAACATCATCTCAGGTCTGATCCTGGTAGTAGGTGTATTACTCTTTTTTCTTGGGGTGAGGAATGCCTCATTTGTAGGTGTCTCTATTCCGCTTTCCATGTTTTTATCGTTTATTATACTGAGCGCGTTGGGAATCACCATGAATATGATTGTGCTGTTTTCCCTGATACTGGCACTGGGGATGTTGGTGGATAATGCCATTGTAGTGGTGGAAAATATTTACCGCTACCTGGAGGAAGGTTTTGATAACTTTGAGGCCGCCAAGAAAGGAACCGGTGAGGTAGCATTGCCCATTATTTCTGGAACAGCAAC is a genomic window containing:
- a CDS encoding DMT family transporter, producing MKRPYLIDLSLILVAIIWALNFSIVKVSLREMDPYSFNALRFIFATALLWYVARKRGHSLKVKKDHFWKLVGIGIVGNLFYQLFFIIGVNYTYAANAAVMLGTIPIWVALLSQFFTDEKLTLLKGLGVLFAFAGVTLIIMGGQDTLSFESETFLGNIITLVAAVCWATYTILSRKYLAIYSPIQYSAFMSVVGLIALLIVGLPFLIKLEWSGISYIGYGGIFYSGALSIGLAYIIWNNGVKMIGAVRTAAYQNLVPVLGLIFGLVLLGEELSVLQYIGAGLVITGIVLARLTVTSFKKSVKTK
- a CDS encoding TetR/AcrR family transcriptional regulator, with protein sequence MGTSERKEREKEQKKVLILESAEELILEKGLDHLNMDEVAERAEVSKGSLYHYFKNKSDLVLGICNKATNMLSKQISDVLTRDLPGIEMVYTIGATFLNFVRSHPEFFRSMRFFDNLKDTDQLGESEYIEMCQSNMDTSFTSMVRAIQIGMQDGSINDSYDAKELAILLWSTSHGMVNLAYLHQNTPHFHLLEKNKVEMNSLFEGYMKLIGCGIATDESKKDIDSKSIFETESK
- a CDS encoding TolC family protein, producing MLLQSTAFGQVKGDSLFADAELTLEDAIKVAVANNPQVNRALLSVKDADELVDIAYSEVYPNISSSMSYTRNFEVPVNFIPAIIFDQNADPDELVPVAFGTDNNWQGGFTVTQNIFRGEVFVGLSTSEIFKTVQQENLRATTQQIITQARVAYYQVLVAKEQLRLQEAQIRRIEQNLKENRARQQAGLVDEYAVLQLEVQLSNQRPQLIEAQYAVDEAYRGLKVALGLPLQVDFEVKGNLNAFDIVSEDAGAEENAQIKRIDQMNPFIYQREEETMNSFMDERGDLRILDARLNLNEKEIQAVKSRFLPTITASYNLQWSAAEPGSPTFFENNTRFQTLGINVSLPIFEGFKRMADVQRAQISRKDIEEQIRAAELSAENEVASAAEELNKSFETAEARKQALEQAEEGYQRALARLENGIGSQLEVTDAEVQVRQAEVNYALMVFEYLSAKAQYDLATGHVPFVDTMEMEVE
- a CDS encoding efflux RND transporter periplasmic adaptor subunit — encoded protein: MKKFNLILITVFAAIIAACSGEAPEIANDEVVGKTVNVETRTLQPETFRSQLRVVGNVETKNDIMISAEVAGRIMEQSVPEGAKVKKGQTILRIDDAKLRQEKARLEAATEQARENYERLQRVYEESEIGSEIDVLNAKFNYQQNKSALESIKVDLENTTISAPFAGTVEQYMLEEGEMASPGMPVVRLIGTNTYIVTAGVPARYADVVQSGDDVEVWFDTQNADTLQGEISFVGNSIDPQSRTFRIEVLLPVQQKSYKVDMIANLRLNTLMEENVLIVSEEFIYKEDDEFITYVKTENESGAPVAERRVVELGPSYRSDVIIRSGIAPGEELITIGSAFLNDGVRLNIVESRESDLASN